The DNA segment GCAAAAGTGTTCCCCCACAACGTGTGCTGTGGGGGATGCGTTTCTTCTTATTATATGTATTCTTATTCGAATACTGCGCCTTTGCTTGCGGAGCTGACGAGTTTGGCATAGCGGGAGAGGTAGCCTGTGGTGACTTTTGGCTGTGGCTGTGTCCAGTTCGCTTTGCGCTCGGCGAGCTGTTCGTCAGTGAGCTTCACATTGAGGGCGCGTTTCGGGATGTCGATGGCGATGATGTCGCCTTCTTCGAGGAGTGCGATCGGGCCGCCGTCCATTGCTTCGGGCGATACGTGGCCGATGCACGCGCCGCGTGTTGCACCGCTGAAGCGTCCGTCTGTGAGGAGTGCGACTTTGAGGCCCATGCCTGTGATGAGGGCTGTCGGGTTGAGCATTTCGCGCATACCGGGGCCGCCTTTCGGGCCTTCGTAGCGGATGACGACGACGTCGCCGTCTTTGATCTGTTTGCCGATGATGGCTTCTACGGCGTCTTCTTCGGAGTCGAATACGCGTGCAGGGCCTTCGAATACGAGCATATCTTCGGTGACGGCACTTTCTTTGACGACGCCGTTGTCGGGTGCGAGGTTACCGCCGAGGATGGCGATACCGCCTGTCGGGCGATACGGTGCGTCTGCAGGTTTGATGATGGTGTGGTCGCTGACTTTGGCATGGTCGATGCGCTGACCGATGGTGCCGCTGACGGTGATGGCGTCTTTGTGGATGAGGCCGAGTTTACTGAGTTCGTTCATGACTGCGCTGATGCCGCCTGCTTCGTTGAGGTCGGTGATGAAGTGCTGACCGCCCGGGCTCATTTTGGTGATGTACGGTGTTTTTGCACTGATCTCGTCAAAGAGCGAGAGCGGAAGCTCGATGCCTGCTTCGTGTGCGATGGCAGGGAGGTGAAGGACGGTGTTGGAGGAACCGCCGATCGCCATGTCTACCATGATGGCGTTTTCAAACGCTTTTCTCGTGAGGATGTCACGCGGACGCAGGTTCTGTTCGATGAGTTTCATGACTGCCGCGCCTGCGCGTTTGGCGAGCATACGGCGGCCGCCTGTGTATGCGGCAGGTACGGTACCGTTGCCGGGAAGTCCCATGCCGAGTGCTTCGGTGAGGCAGTTCATCGTATTGGCTGTGAAAAGACCGGAGCAGGAGCCGCAGCCGGGGCAGCTTGCCTGTTCGATGGCGTCGAGTTCGTCTGCTGTGATCTTGCCCGACTCAAAGAGGCCTGCGGCTTCAAACGTGTTGCTGAGGCCGAGGTTTTTGCCTTGGTAACGGCCGGGGAGCATCGGGCCGCCGCTGACGACGACGGACGGGATGTTGAGGCGTGCGGCTGCCATCATCATGCCCGGTACGATCTTGTCGCAGTTGGGGATGAGGACGAGGCCGTCGAATGCGTGTGCTGTTGCCTGTGCTTCGATGGAGTCGACGATGAGTTCGCGGCTGGCAAGCGAGAATTTCATGCCGTCGTGACCCATGGCGATGCCGTCGCAGACACCGATAGCCGGTACTTCGATCGGTGTGCCGCCTGCGGCACTGATGCCGAGTTTGACTGCTTCGCAGATGTCACGCAGGTGTGCGTGTCCCGGGATGATCTCGTTGAACGAGTTGACGACGCCGATGAGCGGTTTTTGTAAGTCTTCGGGTGTATAGCCCATCGCATAGAACAGGGAGCGGTGAGCGGCTCTGGTGGAGCCTTTTTTAACAATATCGCTGCGCATTGTGTAAATCTCTCCTTTATATATTGCAGTAAGTGCAATTTAAGTTTAAAGTCTATTCTTCTATTATACAAGATTACACTCTTTTTTGGCAAACGCAATTTGCAGTTGTTTTGTCTTTAAAAGACAGATAATTGAAAAATTTGTGAACAATCGGCAGGAGAATGAGAAGTAAGACCGAATATAACAATCAAGAATGTAAATTGCGTGCTCGGTTGTCTGCGTGTGCGAGAGCGAGCACCGAATAAAAGGAGAGAAAAGATCATGATCAAAAGAGATGGAACACTTAATGTTGTAACGAAAGAAATGTTCGGCGGCCCGGGCGAAACGATCATCAAAAACCTTATCGAAGGCGATGAATTCTGCGGTAAAGGCCGTTTGTTCGCGCATAACGTATTGAAACCGGGTGTTACGCTTGGTAACCATCAGCACGTAAACGATTTCGAAGCTTACTATATCCTCAAAGGTGTTGGCGATTACAACGATAACGGCGTAGAAACGAAACTCTATCCGGGCGATGTTGCTTACTGTCCGGAAGGCGAAACGCACGGCATTACGAACAACGGTGAAGAAGATCTCGAGATCATCGCGCTTATCTTGTTCGATAAAAAAGACTGATTAGTTAAGTGAGCGAAGCCCCGATGCACTTAGGTGTGTCGGGGCTTTTTTGATATGCAGGGGCGGTATATGCGGTGTGTGTGCCCGATGCGGCGGCAAAGCGAAAAAGGTGCGATATTTTTTTGATTTTCGTTGAATTTTGCTATTGCATCGCATGGGTTAAGATGGTATAATACTTAAGTCTATTAAGACAGGTTTAGGTTATTTTTGACCTTCCCTGCTCCCTCGAGGGAGCCAAAGTCCAAAGGAGGAGGTGATTTCGTGAGAAAGTACGAAGTCATAATCATTGTAAAACCTATGGAAGAAGAAGCTACGAATGCTGTTATCGCTAAATTCGAAGCTTTGATCGCTAACCAGGGTGGTACTGTTGACAGCACGGATCGTTGGGGTAAAAAACGCTTGGCGTATGAAATCAAAGATTGCCAAGAAGGTTTCTACTGCTTGATGAACGTAACGGCTGAGCCGGCTGTCTTGGCTGAAGCTGACCGTGTTATGAAAATCACGGACGAGCTTTTGAAACATATGATCGTTAGAGTAGAAGAATAAGGCCAGGGGGAAATATACCATGAATAAGGTTATTTTGGTAGGTCGTCTTGCACAAGACCCTGAAGTTCGCTATACGCAAAGCGGCAAAGCGGTCGCTTCGTTCAGCCTTGCGGTAAGTCGCTACGGTGGTGGCGCGCAGAATGATACTACTGATTTTATTCCTATCGTAGCGTGGGAAAAACTGGCCGAGATTTGTGGCAATAATCTTACCAAAGGAAGACGGATTTTGGTAGAAGGAAGACTGCAGATTCGGTCTTACGAAGGAAATGACGGCCAGAAACGCCGCATT comes from the Selenomonadales bacterium genome and includes:
- the ilvD gene encoding dihydroxy-acid dehydratase; translated protein: MRSDIVKKGSTRAAHRSLFYAMGYTPEDLQKPLIGVVNSFNEIIPGHAHLRDICEAVKLGISAAGGTPIEVPAIGVCDGIAMGHDGMKFSLASRELIVDSIEAQATAHAFDGLVLIPNCDKIVPGMMMAAARLNIPSVVVSGGPMLPGRYQGKNLGLSNTFEAAGLFESGKITADELDAIEQASCPGCGSCSGLFTANTMNCLTEALGMGLPGNGTVPAAYTGGRRMLAKRAGAAVMKLIEQNLRPRDILTRKAFENAIMVDMAIGGSSNTVLHLPAIAHEAGIELPLSLFDEISAKTPYITKMSPGGQHFITDLNEAGGISAVMNELSKLGLIHKDAITVSGTIGQRIDHAKVSDHTIIKPADAPYRPTGGIAILGGNLAPDNGVVKESAVTEDMLVFEGPARVFDSEEDAVEAIIGKQIKDGDVVVIRYEGPKGGPGMREMLNPTALITGMGLKVALLTDGRFSGATRGACIGHVSPEAMDGGPIALLEEGDIIAIDIPKRALNVKLTDEQLAERKANWTQPQPKVTTGYLSRYAKLVSSASKGAVFE
- a CDS encoding cupin domain-containing protein, which gives rise to MIKRDGTLNVVTKEMFGGPGETIIKNLIEGDEFCGKGRLFAHNVLKPGVTLGNHQHVNDFEAYYILKGVGDYNDNGVETKLYPGDVAYCPEGETHGITNNGEEDLEIIALILFDKKD
- a CDS encoding 30S ribosomal protein S6 codes for the protein MRKYEVIIIVKPMEEEATNAVIAKFEALIANQGGTVDSTDRWGKKRLAYEIKDCQEGFYCLMNVTAEPAVLAEADRVMKITDELLKHMIVRVEE
- a CDS encoding single-stranded DNA-binding protein gives rise to the protein MNKVILVGRLAQDPEVRYTQSGKAVASFSLAVSRYGGGAQNDTTDFIPIVAWEKLAEICGNNLTKGRRILVEGRLQIRSYEGNDGQKRRISEVVAQNIEFLEAKSGAAAPMDRPSSTSTKASSFGSEVFPEEEIPF